The following coding sequences are from one Paenibacillus stellifer window:
- a CDS encoding sensor domain-containing diguanylate cyclase translates to MIEFITGVLAGAVLAFACFRYAAARGSRLQAVIPTDENEKRLLGLVENTKDVIYYFELQPKWRYCYAYPPFEQMFGEEKGKLVYDHPEMAFERVHPDDREMLLKKLRGEVDYNLPIIYRMAMGNEAARKGEYTLFEEYTTPVYKDGELVALQGILRDITEKHELQKQLEYRISHDTLTGLYNRDYFEKWKETYDKTDDTAVALVVIDLDNLKIVNDTKGHRTGDTLIKAAAEFMKAYSSDMVQAARIGGDEFAFMIADLGREELEEWLQSLVRDLSFYNEGRDIPLELSVGFAFSEVSIGRMETLYAEADRRMYEDKHRRKGGAASCEF, encoded by the coding sequence ATGATCGAGTTTATAACGGGAGTACTGGCGGGGGCAGTGCTGGCCTTTGCCTGTTTCCGTTACGCCGCTGCCAGAGGCAGCCGGCTGCAGGCGGTGATCCCAACCGATGAGAACGAGAAACGGCTGCTCGGGCTGGTGGAGAATACGAAGGATGTTATTTATTATTTTGAGCTTCAGCCCAAATGGCGTTACTGCTATGCCTATCCTCCCTTTGAGCAGATGTTCGGTGAGGAGAAGGGGAAGCTGGTATATGACCATCCCGAGATGGCTTTTGAGCGTGTGCACCCGGATGACCGGGAAATGCTGCTGAAGAAGCTGCGCGGCGAAGTGGATTATAATCTCCCTATCATCTATCGGATGGCGATGGGGAATGAGGCGGCCCGAAAGGGCGAATATACTTTGTTCGAAGAATACACGACACCGGTCTACAAGGATGGAGAGCTGGTGGCGCTCCAGGGGATTCTGCGCGATATTACCGAGAAGCATGAACTCCAGAAGCAGCTTGAGTACCGCATCTCGCATGATACGCTGACCGGACTGTATAACCGGGATTATTTTGAGAAATGGAAGGAGACCTACGACAAGACCGATGATACCGCGGTAGCCCTTGTCGTCATTGATCTGGATAATCTGAAGATTGTGAATGATACGAAGGGGCACCGGACAGGGGACACCTTGATTAAGGCGGCTGCTGAATTCATGAAGGCCTATTCTTCGGATATGGTTCAAGCCGCTAGAATCGGCGGAGATGAGTTCGCCTTCATGATTGCGGACCTAGGGCGGGAGGAACTGGAGGAATGGCTGCAGAGCTTGGTTCGGGACTTGTCATTTTATAATGAAGGAAGGGATATTCCGCTCGAGCTGTCGGTCGGCTTCGCGTTCAGCGAAGTATCTATTGGCCGCATGGAGACTCTTTATGCCGAGGCGGACCGGCGGATGTACGAAGACAAGCACAGGAGAAAAGGCGGCGCCGCGTCCTGTGAATTCTAG